One genomic window of Candidatus Kuenenia stuttgartiensis includes the following:
- a CDS encoding ExeA family protein, with amino-acid sequence MFTSHFSMTTQPFSERINTSLIMKDERFTQGLARLQYLLHSGSIAVLYGQTGVGKSTLLKLFLSQIPQNLFLPIYLHFTHLKSSSLLSLIVSQLGEIPKHTKDRLFLQIMDKSLRSNLTPIIVIDEAHLLKTDAITDLRLLVSSPLDSSTHLKIILSGQEHLKYILKRDIHADFAQRISVHYHIHPLTKTQTAAYIDFHLKSSGASDKIFDSDVKDLIHEFSAGIPRQINAISTACLINASIRQSQKITQDIFHQALAEIQSF; translated from the coding sequence ATGTTTACTTCTCATTTTTCCATGACTACTCAGCCGTTCTCTGAAAGAATCAACACCAGCCTTATCATGAAAGACGAACGCTTTACCCAGGGGCTTGCACGACTCCAATACCTCTTACACTCAGGCTCTATCGCCGTCCTCTACGGACAGACGGGAGTCGGAAAATCCACACTCCTCAAACTCTTCCTCTCACAAATCCCCCAAAACCTGTTTCTCCCCATCTACCTCCATTTTACCCACCTAAAATCATCCAGCCTTCTCTCCTTAATCGTCTCCCAGCTCGGTGAAATACCAAAACACACCAAAGACCGGCTCTTCCTCCAAATTATGGATAAATCCTTGCGCTCAAATCTCACTCCCATTATCGTTATCGACGAGGCTCATCTCCTGAAAACCGACGCCATCACAGACCTCAGACTCCTTGTCAGCTCTCCGCTTGATTCTTCCACTCATCTCAAAATCATCCTCTCGGGACAGGAACACCTCAAATATATCCTCAAAAGAGACATCCATGCCGACTTCGCACAACGCATCTCGGTACATTACCACATTCATCCCCTTACTAAAACTCAAACCGCTGCATACATAGACTTCCATCTGAAATCTTCCGGCGCATCCGATAAAATCTTTGACTCAGACGTCAAAGACCTGATCCATGAGTTCTCCGCCGGCATCCCAAGGCAAATCAACGCCATTTCCACCGCCTGCCTGATTAACGCTTCCATCAGACAATCACAGAAAATTACCCAGGATATCTTCCATCAGGCTCTTGCTGAAATTCAATCTTTTTAA
- a CDS encoding CHC2 zinc finger domain-containing protein: MARLFSPQLLRSLRNDIPIDRLIADVLSIPHKYSEGYFRFLCPLCSEFNSATNPNTNLARCFRCKKNFNTIDIVMVDSNSSFPDAVYLLKSVLPQYINST, encoded by the coding sequence ATGGCCCGTCTCTTTTCCCCTCAACTCTTGCGCTCATTACGAAACGATATCCCCATCGATCGACTCATCGCTGATGTCCTCTCCATACCTCATAAATACTCCGAAGGCTATTTCCGCTTCCTCTGCCCTCTCTGTTCTGAATTTAATTCCGCCACCAACCCAAATACGAACCTCGCCAGGTGTTTCCGTTGTAAAAAAAACTTTAATACCATCGACATCGTCATGGTAGATTCCAACTCCTCTTTCCCAGATGCTGTCTATCTGCTAAAATCCGTTTTACCTCAATATATTAATTCCACTTAA
- a CDS encoding ParA family protein, whose protein sequence is MGKVISFINYKGGVGKTTTTYHIGCALAMYHNKKVLLIDVDPQTNLTFLCATPERWEVFKNNKGTIAKLFESYLKDSFDICQTEHIIWKSPVELSAKGKIEKDVVRNLDLIPSDIDLLGIDIELASKTWRKIESGFYQEQLQIFRRTIKGLKDLFRIDTSGDIRDALFYIEQRHVLENALHRIKNNYDYILIDCPPNLYLATQNALAASDFYIIATIPDHMSTIGINMLLQKIGELHTTLNRKCLLTNTESHDIKHKGVVFTMVRTAGQGIVSTHKDKINDLRTTYGSLCFENYVSWGTGYTESSALAVPVFLMDEENARRVASQYKGVTKEFLEKVSGD, encoded by the coding sequence ATGGGAAAAGTTATCTCTTTTATTAATTACAAAGGCGGCGTAGGCAAAACTACCACCACCTACCATATCGGATGCGCCCTTGCAATGTACCACAACAAAAAAGTGTTGCTTATCGATGTAGATCCTCAAACCAACCTGACCTTTTTATGTGCTACGCCTGAAAGATGGGAGGTATTTAAAAACAATAAAGGAACCATCGCAAAACTCTTTGAATCGTATCTGAAGGATAGTTTTGATATCTGTCAAACTGAACATATTATATGGAAATCACCTGTTGAATTATCTGCAAAGGGCAAAATCGAAAAGGATGTGGTGAGAAATCTTGACCTGATTCCCTCTGATATTGATTTACTGGGAATCGATATTGAATTGGCCTCAAAAACATGGCGGAAGATAGAGTCTGGTTTTTATCAGGAACAACTTCAAATCTTCAGGCGAACAATCAAGGGTTTAAAAGACTTGTTTCGCATAGATACTTCTGGTGATATACGAGATGCACTTTTTTATATAGAACAGCGCCATGTACTGGAAAATGCCCTTCACAGGATAAAAAACAACTATGATTATATCCTCATTGATTGCCCCCCAAACCTCTATCTGGCAACTCAAAATGCACTTGCCGCAAGCGATTTCTATATCATTGCAACAATACCGGACCATATGTCAACCATAGGGATAAATATGCTCCTCCAGAAAATCGGGGAATTACATACTACACTGAACCGTAAATGTCTTTTGACGAACACGGAATCACATGATATAAAGCATAAAGGGGTCGTATTCACCATGGTACGTACCGCCGGACAGGGTATTGTAAGTACCCATAAGGATAAAATAAACGACTTGCGTACAACTTATGGCTCATTATGTTTTGAAAACTATGTTTCATGGGGTACCGGCTATACCGAATCCTCTGCGCTGGCGGTTCCTGTGTTTTTAATGGATGAGGAAAATGCAAGGCGAGTGGCGTCACAATATAAAGGGGTTACAAAAGAATTTCTGGAGAAAGTGAGCGGCGATTAA
- a CDS encoding M20 family metallopeptidase has product MPSKEIIRSILSHARDAQGYIVKMRRDFHKYPELSFNEVRTSEVIAAELRQLGFNVQTGIGKTGIVAYLPVDNATRTVAFRADMDALPIEEENDLDYKSSHEGIFHACGHDANMAMLLGAARIIVSLKDLLKRHVRFLFQPGEEQPPGGAIYLIEQGALHGVDEIYGLHIDPTLPSSVFGLRSGATMASTDRIIITIHGKGGHSATPHLCVDPIVIAAEIILAIQTIVSRKLNPLSPCVISLCQISGGTAFNVIPGRVKILGTARTLDDNVRNALPSLLEDTIKGITSYNNASYEFEYLGGYPVLYNHEEQVDFVRGRIKELFGDDAVKNIDPILGGEDFSYYLEKTNGAFVFLGSGNREKGANQPLHSPQFLIDEDILYKGSALLASIACSS; this is encoded by the coding sequence ATGCCGAGCAAGGAAATTATCCGAAGCATTCTTTCGCATGCCAGGGATGCACAGGGTTATATCGTAAAGATGAGAAGGGATTTTCACAAGTACCCTGAATTGAGTTTTAACGAAGTCCGCACTTCTGAAGTCATTGCCGCGGAATTGAGACAATTGGGGTTCAATGTACAAACAGGTATTGGAAAAACAGGCATTGTCGCTTATTTACCAGTTGATAACGCCACACGAACAGTAGCCTTTCGTGCGGATATGGATGCCCTTCCCATTGAAGAAGAAAATGATCTGGACTATAAGTCTTCGCATGAAGGAATTTTTCATGCCTGTGGGCACGATGCCAACATGGCAATGCTATTAGGGGCGGCAAGGATTATCGTATCTTTGAAAGACCTATTAAAACGACATGTAAGGTTTCTCTTTCAACCCGGTGAGGAACAGCCGCCAGGGGGGGCAATTTATTTAATCGAACAAGGCGCTTTACACGGCGTGGATGAAATTTACGGGCTGCATATTGATCCTACCCTCCCCTCTTCAGTTTTTGGATTACGTTCAGGCGCTACAATGGCGTCAACAGACCGTATTATTATAACGATTCATGGTAAAGGCGGGCATTCGGCAACCCCGCATTTGTGTGTAGACCCCATTGTTATCGCTGCAGAAATAATATTAGCGATACAGACCATTGTATCAAGAAAATTAAACCCCTTATCCCCGTGTGTTATTTCCTTATGTCAGATTTCAGGAGGTACGGCATTTAATGTTATTCCGGGTCGTGTAAAAATTCTTGGCACGGCAAGAACCCTTGATGATAACGTGAGGAATGCACTACCATCACTTTTAGAAGATACCATTAAAGGTATTACTTCGTACAATAATGCTTCCTATGAATTTGAATATCTTGGGGGGTATCCTGTTTTGTATAACCATGAGGAACAGGTCGATTTTGTGCGCGGAAGAATTAAAGAATTGTTTGGTGATGATGCGGTAAAAAATATAGATCCGATACTCGGAGGAGAGGATTTTTCTTACTATTTGGAAAAAACAAACGGCGCTTTTGTTTTTCTTGGTTCGGGGAACAGGGAGAAGGGAGCAAACCAGCCGTTGCACAGTCCTCAATTTCTGATTGATGAAGATATTCTTTACAAAGGCTCTGCCTTGCTGGCTTCCATTGCATGCAGTTCGTAA
- a CDS encoding metal ABC transporter permease, translating into MEYLFEILNPNFLLRNSFYVGLVIGFVCPQVGIFFVLRRMILMGIALPQVSNAGITFAFFMHTLGWHFFPHVESEKAMALTGSIFFTILAIFLLAILERKGKGFTENRIGFTYAVAGAASVLFVSWNPHGHSELISLLKGEIVAIPDAYLWATFAIYGIIFIFLTGYHRNFMLISFDSDMAVVMGKKVILWDILLFLIIGIVISFGVMAVGPMVIFGFLLLPAITARMITRGIFPFCIVSSIIGVFAAFTGFYISYCFDLPIGPIDVALLGAIFFIAYIIKKCIPGK; encoded by the coding sequence ATGGAATACCTTTTTGAAATACTCAACCCGAACTTTCTCCTGAGAAATTCTTTCTATGTAGGACTGGTGATAGGCTTTGTTTGTCCACAGGTAGGGATTTTCTTTGTATTGCGTCGCATGATATTGATGGGCATTGCGCTTCCCCAGGTATCAAATGCAGGGATTACCTTTGCATTCTTTATGCATACTTTGGGATGGCATTTTTTTCCTCATGTTGAATCTGAAAAGGCTATGGCACTTACAGGTTCCATTTTTTTTACCATCCTTGCCATCTTTCTATTAGCCATTTTAGAAAGGAAAGGGAAGGGTTTTACAGAAAATCGCATTGGATTTACGTATGCCGTTGCAGGGGCTGCATCTGTTTTATTTGTTTCATGGAATCCACACGGACATTCGGAGTTAATTTCTTTGCTAAAGGGAGAAATTGTTGCAATTCCGGATGCATATCTATGGGCAACATTCGCAATTTATGGAATTATTTTTATTTTTCTCACCGGATATCACCGTAACTTTATGTTAATTTCATTCGATAGCGATATGGCAGTTGTCATGGGGAAAAAAGTTATTTTATGGGACATTTTGCTTTTTTTAATCATCGGTATCGTTATATCTTTTGGTGTTATGGCGGTAGGCCCAATGGTTATTTTTGGGTTTTTGCTATTGCCCGCAATAACCGCAAGGATGATTACCCGCGGAATTTTCCCCTTTTGTATTGTTTCCTCAATCATTGGTGTTTTTGCCGCCTTTACCGGTTTTTATATTTCCTATTGTTTTGATTTGCCCATTGGCCCTATAGATGTGGCATTATTAGGCGCAATATTTTTTATCGCCTATATAATAAAAAAATGTATTCCCGGAAAATAA
- a CDS encoding metal ABC transporter ATP-binding protein, which produces MVNMDENSCINLANVSIGYRGTPILEGINFSINRGDAIVLFGQNGSGKTTLFKTILRIIPPLHGNIIYQNNTPQRFGYVPQSQSLDEIYPFTALDIVLMGTFGQIKPFSFTPAKSRILAKQCLMDVGMLESKRKLFSELSGGQKQRVLIARALATNPNILLLDEPVAGIDVDAVKMIMELITMLHEKHHLTVMMITHESFSIPAWVNKKIHIKNNAAVVENAK; this is translated from the coding sequence ATGGTAAATATGGATGAGAATAGTTGTATTAATCTGGCAAATGTGTCCATTGGGTATCGCGGGACGCCGATACTGGAGGGCATAAATTTTTCCATAAACAGAGGGGATGCTATTGTTTTATTTGGACAAAATGGTTCCGGCAAGACAACGCTTTTCAAGACCATCCTCCGCATTATTCCGCCTTTACATGGTAATATTATTTACCAGAACAATACACCGCAAAGGTTTGGTTATGTACCGCAAAGCCAGTCCCTGGACGAAATCTATCCGTTTACGGCACTAGATATAGTATTGATGGGTACATTTGGGCAAATAAAACCCTTTTCATTCACTCCTGCAAAAAGTCGTATTTTAGCAAAACAATGTTTAATGGATGTTGGAATGCTGGAATCTAAAAGAAAATTGTTTTCGGAATTGTCCGGCGGTCAAAAACAAAGGGTGCTCATTGCCCGCGCACTGGCAACAAATCCGAATATATTACTACTGGATGAACCTGTCGCAGGAATTGACGTCGATGCAGTGAAAATGATTATGGAACTTATCACAATGTTGCATGAGAAACATCATCTTACTGTCATGATGATAACGCATGAATCTTTCAGTATACCGGCATGGGTAAACAAAAAAATCCACATCAAAAATAATGCGGCGGTGGTAGAAAATGCAAAATGA
- a CDS encoding peptidoglycan recognition family protein, protein MVFMKNGNRLLYNSIMRVQCKRYRYIYLFFPAIACLFVYLILPVHRPTIAEEHLKAGLAGINRQIEHYKVREWKYIVIHHSATKSGNAAEFDKYHRETRHWKNGLGYHFVVGNGNGSGKGEIEIGNRWVKQLSGAHVGINKYNRYGIGICMVGNFNESYPSRAQMASLVVLVQYLQKQYNIPAENILMHKDCKTTECPGDKFPFDYVFAQTL, encoded by the coding sequence ATGGTTTTTATGAAAAACGGTAATCGTCTTCTTTATAACAGCATCATGCGTGTTCAATGTAAACGTTACCGGTATATTTACCTGTTTTTCCCTGCAATTGCCTGTTTGTTTGTTTATCTCATACTGCCGGTACACAGACCAACTATTGCCGAAGAACATCTTAAAGCAGGCTTGGCCGGTATAAACAGACAAATTGAACACTACAAAGTACGTGAATGGAAATATATTGTCATTCATCATAGCGCCACAAAGTCAGGAAATGCCGCTGAATTTGATAAATATCACAGAGAAACAAGACATTGGAAAAATGGGTTAGGATATCATTTTGTGGTGGGTAATGGAAATGGCTCCGGAAAAGGCGAGATTGAAATTGGGAACAGATGGGTAAAACAACTAAGCGGGGCGCACGTTGGAATAAATAAATATAACCGTTATGGTATAGGGATATGTATGGTCGGAAATTTTAACGAATCATATCCTTCAAGGGCGCAAATGGCGTCACTTGTTGTTTTGGTACAATATCTGCAAAAGCAATACAATATCCCTGCGGAAAATATTCTTATGCATAAAGACTGTAAAACCACAGAATGTCCCGGAGATAAGTTTCCTTTTGATTATGTATTTGCGCAGACTTTGTGA
- a CDS encoding metal ABC transporter substrate-binding protein, producing MKAKILPYLWLWLLFLVSLQTFSYADKIKIVTSTADLESLAKEIGGDYVTTTSIAKPTEDPHFVDAKPSFIVKLNKADLFIEVGMELEIGWLRNLIIGARNKNILPGHSGYILASKGINPLEIPDPLMSDRSMGDVHSMGNPHFTLDPLNGMTIARQISERLCDIDPANCSYYEGNYNAFIEKLKIKLAEWEKKLAPFKGTKVITYHKTYPYFAKRFNLDVVGTLEPKPGIPPSPTHINELIPMMKREGVKLIIVEPFRERRMSEFVADKTGATIIALPIMPGGQKETEDYLSLFDYNVDKIVSSLKK from the coding sequence ATGAAAGCAAAAATTCTACCCTATCTGTGGTTATGGTTATTATTTCTCGTGTCTCTGCAAACATTTTCTTACGCAGATAAAATAAAGATTGTAACGTCAACCGCTGACCTGGAATCTTTGGCGAAAGAAATCGGCGGGGACTATGTTACAACAACAAGCATTGCAAAACCCACGGAAGATCCGCATTTTGTTGATGCGAAGCCAAGCTTTATCGTAAAGCTGAACAAAGCGGATTTATTCATTGAAGTGGGGATGGAATTAGAGATTGGCTGGCTGCGGAATCTCATAATAGGGGCAAGAAATAAAAATATACTTCCGGGACATTCCGGATATATCCTTGCCTCAAAAGGAATCAATCCTCTGGAAATACCGGATCCTTTGATGTCCGACCGTTCGATGGGGGATGTTCATTCTATGGGGAATCCTCATTTTACCCTCGATCCTTTAAACGGAATGACGATTGCAAGACAAATAAGTGAACGATTATGCGATATTGACCCGGCAAATTGTTCGTATTACGAAGGCAATTATAATGCGTTTATTGAAAAACTGAAAATAAAACTGGCTGAATGGGAAAAAAAATTAGCGCCTTTTAAGGGGACAAAAGTAATCACTTATCATAAAACATATCCTTACTTTGCAAAACGTTTCAATCTTGATGTGGTGGGGACACTTGAGCCTAAACCTGGCATTCCTCCTTCTCCCACACATATTAATGAACTTATTCCCATGATGAAAAGAGAGGGAGTGAAACTTATTATTGTTGAACCATTTCGGGAACGCAGGATGTCTGAATTTGTAGCGGATAAAACAGGAGCAACCATTATCGCACTGCCAATTATGCCGGGTGGGCAAAAAGAAACAGAGGACTATCTCTCTCTTTTTGATTATAATGTTGATAAAATTGTATCATCGTTGAAAAAGTAA
- a CDS encoding SLC13 family permease produces the protein MTLDFKMWYTLSLLIIMSILLIFDIIELEVLFFSILLLLLMGKIITLEEAFAGFSNVGMLTIALLFVIAGALSNTGMLKQISPIILGKENTRISHTLLRLLFPVSIISAFINNTPVVAMFIPTIRAWTEKHHYAPSKYLIPLSYGAILGGMCTLIGTSTNLIIHGLMIDYGMEGLGFFEISKIGIPVTILGILFMSFLGHRLLPNRKEPLIELGEHTREFVIELKVTQEYENIGKTIENAGLRRLKGLFLFQIERNGRRIAPAKPDEKILLDDRLFFTGIPKTILELQKIPGLQLTKDSHFNLKQYDSAEIRTFECVVSRGSPLVGKTVRDSDFRSKYEAVIIAIHRHGERIAKKIGDIGLRPGDTLLLLAGKNFYKRWYHSKDFYLIAVAETLPSKPQWRGYVSLGVFFMMIILTVANILPLLSAAGLGVIILVLTRTANAGEARRTIDWRVLIIIAMSLGIANAVKQSGLADVLAHIIVRIGDHFGVLGVLASIYFFTSIYTLVITNNAAAAMLFPIAVSAASAINVDQRGFAIAIMIAASASFATPISYQTNLMVYSPGGYRFRDYLMIGAPLQLGIGAIAIALIYCFYF, from the coding sequence ATGACACTAGATTTTAAAATGTGGTATACATTATCATTGCTTATCATCATGAGCATTCTGCTTATCTTTGATATCATAGAGCTGGAAGTATTGTTTTTTTCTATATTACTGCTTTTGCTTATGGGAAAAATAATCACATTAGAGGAGGCGTTCGCGGGATTTTCAAACGTCGGCATGCTCACCATTGCCCTTTTGTTTGTCATTGCAGGCGCATTAAGCAACACCGGTATGTTAAAGCAAATTAGCCCAATTATATTGGGAAAAGAAAATACCCGTATTAGTCATACATTATTAAGACTTTTATTCCCCGTATCAATCATCTCTGCATTTATAAATAATACCCCTGTTGTGGCGATGTTTATCCCAACGATACGTGCGTGGACGGAAAAACATCATTACGCTCCCTCTAAATACCTGATTCCGCTTTCTTATGGCGCGATATTGGGTGGGATGTGTACGCTTATCGGCACAAGTACAAATCTGATAATTCATGGGTTAATGATTGATTATGGCATGGAAGGATTGGGATTTTTTGAGATTTCAAAGATAGGCATACCTGTCACCATTTTAGGTATTTTATTTATGAGTTTTTTAGGCCATCGCTTGCTTCCTAACAGAAAAGAGCCATTGATTGAATTAGGTGAACACACCAGGGAATTTGTCATAGAACTGAAAGTTACACAGGAATATGAAAACATAGGAAAGACCATAGAAAACGCCGGACTGAGAAGGTTGAAGGGACTCTTCCTTTTTCAAATTGAGAGAAATGGGCGGAGAATCGCTCCTGCAAAACCGGATGAAAAAATACTATTAGACGACAGATTGTTTTTTACCGGGATTCCAAAGACTATTTTGGAATTGCAGAAGATTCCAGGATTGCAGTTGACGAAGGATTCACACTTTAATCTCAAACAATATGATTCAGCGGAAATAAGGACATTTGAGTGCGTTGTTTCCCGAGGTTCTCCCTTAGTAGGGAAAACGGTTCGTGATAGCGATTTTCGTTCTAAGTATGAGGCGGTTATTATTGCAATACACCGGCATGGGGAACGTATTGCAAAAAAAATTGGCGATATTGGTTTGCGTCCGGGTGATACCCTGTTGCTGCTGGCAGGAAAGAATTTTTATAAAAGGTGGTACCATTCAAAGGATTTTTATCTCATTGCGGTTGCAGAGACATTGCCTTCTAAACCTCAGTGGAGGGGATATGTTTCTTTGGGCGTATTTTTTATGATGATTATTTTGACAGTGGCAAATATTCTTCCCCTCTTGTCTGCCGCAGGTTTAGGGGTTATTATTCTGGTTTTAACCAGAACGGCAAATGCCGGTGAAGCCAGAAGGACGATTGATTGGCGGGTGCTTATAATCATTGCAATGTCCCTGGGAATTGCAAATGCCGTAAAACAATCCGGCCTTGCGGATGTTTTGGCGCATATAATCGTCAGGATTGGAGATCATTTTGGCGTGCTTGGGGTATTGGCAAGCATTTATTTTTTCACAAGCATTTATACATTAGTCATTACGAATAATGCGGCGGCTGCAATGTTGTTTCCGATAGCTGTTTCTGCCGCTTCCGCTATCAATGTAGACCAGCGCGGATTTGCCATCGCCATCATGATCGCCGCCTCTGCCAGCTTTGCAACTCCCATTAGTTATCAGACAAATTTGATGGTATATAGTCCTGGTGGTTACAGATTCAGGGATTATCTGATGATAGGGGCGCCTTTGCAGCTTGGGATTGGGGCAATAGCGATAGCCTTGATCTATTGTTTTTATTTTTAA
- a CDS encoding DUF6754 domain-containing protein, whose protein sequence is MPGKAGNFQCHSSAGTTITVDNLRDCLFFSIIYRMSFPVLKDTIKNILSVFIVICLTTFFSAIELYAELPSFLIPPKEFSAFDTPNDAGETVSLTWEASPSDCADVFYVIYADKEKNGSFEREALHIQSNTCYRKGVPEIYGYKEDNGNYHYVQINPRKVFNEETLGKRQHFYFKLAVISGEEKVFSESIAFATPRGNWLDMKKINNFAIMIVFSAIVLYFILHARRNPDMFLRKIGGLDAVDEALGRATEMGKPVLFVHGLTPMGTISTIASTNILGRIARKIADYDATLKVVNSDPIVMSVSQEVVKESYLEAGRPDAYNQDNVFLVAAEQFPYVAAVSGIMTRERPAANFFMGYFYAEALLLAETGASTGAIQIAGTDAYTQLPFFITTCDYTLIGEELYAASAYLSREPMLMGTLRAQDVGKGLLIIILLIGTALASFGLTFITHLFEAF, encoded by the coding sequence ATGCCCGGCAAAGCAGGGAATTTTCAGTGTCACTCTTCTGCCGGAACAACAATTACAGTTGATAACCTACGGGATTGCCTCTTTTTTTCTATCATTTATCGTATGTCTTTTCCTGTCTTGAAAGATACCATTAAAAATATTCTCTCCGTTTTTATAGTTATTTGCCTGACAACATTTTTTTCCGCTATAGAACTGTATGCGGAGTTGCCTTCATTTCTCATTCCTCCAAAAGAGTTTTCAGCCTTTGACACACCAAACGACGCCGGAGAGACGGTGTCACTCACATGGGAAGCTTCTCCCAGCGACTGTGCAGATGTTTTTTATGTAATTTATGCGGATAAAGAAAAAAATGGTTCCTTTGAAAGGGAAGCGTTGCATATTCAATCAAATACTTGTTATCGAAAAGGTGTACCTGAAATTTATGGCTACAAGGAAGACAACGGGAATTATCACTATGTGCAGATAAATCCGCGAAAGGTTTTTAACGAGGAGACCTTGGGAAAAAGGCAGCATTTTTATTTTAAACTTGCTGTAATTTCAGGGGAGGAAAAGGTTTTTTCAGAAAGCATTGCTTTCGCCACGCCACGCGGAAACTGGCTGGACATGAAAAAGATCAATAATTTTGCTATTATGATTGTTTTTTCCGCCATTGTCCTCTATTTCATCCTGCATGCCAGACGGAATCCCGACATGTTTTTGAGGAAGATAGGAGGGCTTGATGCGGTTGATGAAGCCCTGGGACGCGCCACGGAAATGGGTAAACCGGTGCTTTTTGTGCATGGCTTGACGCCAATGGGTACAATATCAACGATTGCGTCCACCAATATTCTGGGCAGGATTGCCCGCAAAATTGCTGACTACGATGCTACCCTCAAAGTGGTGAATAGTGACCCGATCGTCATGTCCGTTAGTCAGGAAGTGGTAAAGGAATCTTATCTTGAAGCAGGAAGGCCTGATGCTTACAATCAGGATAACGTATTCCTCGTTGCCGCTGAACAATTTCCTTATGTGGCAGCAGTGAGCGGTATCATGACGCGCGAAAGGCCTGCAGCCAATTTTTTTATGGGATACTTCTACGCAGAGGCTTTGCTTTTAGCCGAAACAGGCGCATCCACAGGGGCAATACAAATTGCCGGCACTGACGCATATACGCAGTTGCCGTTTTTTATCACTACGTGTGACTATACATTGATAGGAGAAGAACTTTACGCTGCAAGCGCTTATTTATCAAGGGAACCAATGCTTATGGGTACGCTCAGGGCGCAGGATGTAGGGAAAGGGCTTCTCATTATTATATTACTCATAGGTACTGCGCTTGCCAGTTTCGGGCTTACGTTTATTACGCATTTGTTTGAGGCTTTTTGA
- a CDS encoding class I SAM-dependent methyltransferase → MFRLWHYLQANAKIVEIGSWIGESSCLLASGLKGEDAKLYAIDNFKGQASDPAARMRYQERMSRLKINNTKEIFDKNIAHFKLLSKVESIAADSLEAVKSFREPLHSIDLLFIDGDHSEDATRKDITTWMPFLKHGGTVVFHDFSSNHGVPQAIWWAIQQSYFSGLVGIYGTMIAFRSSESLEK, encoded by the coding sequence TTGTTTCGTCTGTGGCACTATCTCCAGGCAAATGCAAAAATTGTTGAGATTGGCAGTTGGATTGGTGAGTCGTCCTGTCTCCTGGCGTCGGGGCTAAAAGGTGAGGATGCAAAATTATATGCCATTGACAACTTCAAAGGGCAGGCAAGCGACCCTGCAGCCAGAATGAGGTATCAAGAGAGAATGTCCCGGTTGAAAATAAACAACACGAAGGAAATATTTGACAAAAATATTGCCCATTTTAAGCTATTATCGAAGGTCGAATCGATTGCTGCCGATTCTCTGGAGGCTGTAAAGTCGTTTCGGGAACCACTCCATTCAATAGACCTTTTGTTTATTGACGGCGACCATTCGGAAGATGCAACAAGAAAAGACATTACGACGTGGATGCCGTTTCTGAAACATGGAGGAACTGTTGTTTTTCATGATTTTTCTTCTAACCACGGCGTTCCGCAGGCCATCTGGTGGGCGATACAACAATCATATTTTTCCGGACTCGTGGGCATCTACGGGACGATGATCGCCTTTAGATCCAGCGAAAGCCTTGAGAAATGA